The Staphylococcus haemolyticus region ATTAGTTCAAATTAATCCACAAGACAAATATTTTGAATTTGGAATCAAAAATGTGAATAATTACTTAGATTATATTAAAAATCGTGAAACAACATTTCCAACATTCTTAGAAATGTTAATGGCCACATATAGATTAGTTCAAAAAGCGAAAGATACGGGTCGCGAGGAATTGGTAAACAATTTAATAGATGAACAATATTTGATAGATGTAATTAATATTAGAGCAGATTATCAAAGAGTTGGATTCTTTTATCCTGAAATTGCTATGTATTTTAAAAACCCATCAAGAATACTAGGAAGTTTCTTTATTAAACACCACGGTTATCGTGTTCGAATTGATGATATCGAACATTATTTATCTGGATATGTACAATATCAGCTTGCATTTAATAGGTAAAATAAGTATTTGAAATTTAAATTAATGACTTACAAAAAATGGTTGATTTACATAAAAACGAAATCAACCATTTTTAATTTGCTCTTTAATAATTATTTTTCATATAACTAAAATTCTAATTTCATAAAGAATAACTGAAAAAACTAAACAACATGTGAGCTATTCATAACTTGAATTAATTGTAGAAAATCTATCTTCCCATAACTTCATAACAATTTTACTTGAAAAAGCTTTAGAGTGCTTGATACATTCTTGAGAAAAAGTATCTCTTAAAGTCTTATCTAATAATAGGTTTCGCACTCGATTATATAATTCATCTTTATCATTTTTGTTAATTAAATAACCATTTTCATTATTTAATATTAATTCGGAAGGACCATACTTCGAATTATAGCCAACTGGAGGTATGCCTTCAGTTATAGTTTCTAATAAACCTAAATTAAATCCTTCCATATTACTAGTAATTAGAGACATATAAGCATCTTGAATCTCAGCACTTAAATTTCTTCTAAACCCTCGTAAAAACACATTGTTTTCTAAATTATATTCAGTGATTAGTTGCTTGTATTTTTCTTCTTCTTTACCAAACCCATACAAATGTAGTTGGATGTTAGGAAATTCTTTAATTAATTTAGAAACTAATTCAATTTGATGATTCAACTGTTTTTCAGGAGAATAACGTGCAACGGAAATAATTTTATTATTATTTATACTATGATTATTTCTTTTTAAATTAGTAAAATGTTCATCAATATATCCTACTGGTATAGTATGAACAGGGATTTCATTATTTATTCGAGCTGATATATCCAATTGTTGCTGTTTAGTCGATACAATTATCCCAGAGTATCTATTTAGATTGTTAAAAACATGTTTATAAGTATTTTTGATGTCCGATTCATATACCATGTCAATATTCTTGACATGAGTACTATGCAAAACAGCTAAAACAGGTATTGTTTCACTAGTATTATTGAATATTGGTGCAGTATTTATATTTTTATCACTCAGGAAAATATCTCCATTTTTATACAATTTTTCAATTGCAAATGCTAGTAATTCCTGATCATTATTAAAATACTTAAGTTGAGAATCGGTGTTATAAATAATAAGTTGTGATTGTGAATTTTCAAGTTCTGGATTAAAAAATTTTTGGAACTTTATAGTACCTTCAGGAGTGTAATAATGTTCACAAACTACTTTTTGATTTGTTGTTAAAGTTCTTGAACAACTTAAAAAGCCTCTTGAATCATATAGATCTCGACGTATTTTACGTTGATTTACATCAAAATGATTTATGTAATCCAAATGTTGGTAATTACTATCATTAAAATGGACATACATTCTATAGTTGCTTTTTTCATATATCTTTATATCATTGGTATTTTCAATAAATTTTAGTGTATAATTACACTCTTTAGTCCAATGAGTGATCCAGTCCTTATGGATGCTTTTTATATTTATACTGTCTTGTAGCACATCATATAAGCTTAATATATCGTCATCTTCAATTTGAAATAGACTTGCATTAAAATGTAAACGAGGTGACCACGATGCAAAAATCAATTTACTAGTTATCGAGTGATTTTTAAATAAGTTGTGTCTATTAATCATCGCTTTTTCAATTCCGGTTAATTTATTTCCTAACCTATTCCCTACTGAATATATCATTTTAATTCAACCTCATTTTTTGTTATTTATTATTTAGTTTATTTTTAATTTCATTTAAGTTTGGGTAAGAGGTAAATATAATAAATTTATCTTTATCTTTTATAATACCGCTATTATATTTCCTGCCAATAATTATTTCGTTAGTAAATTTAAATAGGGTATTTTTATATGCTTTTAAAATTTTAAATAAGTCGTCAACAGTGAAGTTTTGTCGTTCTCTCATAGTATGACGTCCAGTTAAATTTATTGCTACAGAATTTGAAAGACTTAAATGTTCTATTTTTGAATTGATATATTCATCGCGCTTTGGACCGTTTTCAAATAAATACTTAGATAATTCATAAGAAGGTGTATACATAGGTGAATTAAGCATGGCTTTCATCAATTCGTAAGTTGTCGTTTCTTTTCCTTCATAATAAAGTTTGTTATTTGTTGCCCAGTTAGCAATAAAAATAGTATCTTCTGATACATTATCATCTATAGCTTTTAAATAATTAAAGATAGGGCCTAAGCCTTCAATTGTACCTGAATGTTCTCTGTTATGAGATTCAATGACATTATAATTTTCATCAATAATCATATAACTGCGACCGTTCAAGGATTGACCATCAAATAAAGAAGTGTTCGAATTATTAATATTATATTTATTTAATTTCTCAGGTAATTCTTTTGCTAATTTTGGAAATTCTGTACCACCTGCTGATGATTTTAATAGAGTTAATGAATCTGGTTTATTTAGGTACAATAAATCTTTTTCTAATAGATGTCTATTAGAATACCATGTTATATTTTTGCTTTTTACTCCTGTAACGACACTCTTTAAAGCATCATCCATACATAGAATATAATCTGCATTACTATTTTCTAGAACATCAACTAATTGCAAATGCAATGATTTAGAGTGCTTACCTAAGTCACTAATTTGCCCAATCGCAATAATTTTATTACCTTTAAAAAATTTTGTTTGAGTATTAAATGCTTTTATAGCATTAATCATTGCTGGTAATGAAGCGTTGTGTGTATCATCTATTAAGTTAACTTTATAGTTAGGTGTTTCAACTTCTTTTAGGTTTAAAACTTTTTCAAATGGTTTAAATGTACTTAAGTTCTCTAAGGCTCTTTCTAGTGGTATATCTAAATGCGATAATGTAGCAAATGTGGCTAGAGAGTTTTCAACCATACCGTCACTTATTGAATTAATTCTATAAGTATATTTTTGTCCGTTAAAATCAATTGTTATAACTGTATAGCCTTTACTATATTGAATAGATTTAGGACAAATTGTTGCGCTAGAGTCATGTGTACTATAAGTAATAACATTACTTGTATTTTGTTTGGCGCGTTCGATTAATATATCTGAATGTAATGTATCTTTATTAATTATTGCTACTCCCTCAGGAGTTAAACCATCAAAAATACTTGCTTTCACTTCTACAATATTTAGAATATCTTTAAATGTAGACATATGAGCAGCACCTATACCAGTAACTATAGCAATATTTGGTTTTATTAAATATGATGAATTACCAACTGCATTTAATGCGTTTAATGATACTTCTAAAACAGCAAAATTTGGTTGTCTAATCATTTTGCATAATAATAAATATACTGCGGATCTTATGTTATTATTAAATCTATTTTGAAGAGGATAATAATCTTTAAGACCAGCACTTATCAGCATTCTAGTTGAACTTTTTCCCATTGATCCTGTTATAGCAACAACAGGGTGTTTATACTGTAGTCTCATTTCTTCAGCTAATTTAGTTAGTGTGTTTGCAGAATCATTGATAACTAATTGAGGAGTTTTAAACTTCATGTCAGGAACATAGGTTTCAGTAATAATTAATCCTAAATCTTCCTTATCCTTCTTTATATATTCATTACCTTCTTTTGCGTTTGCATCTCTACCAAAACGTCTCCATGTATGCTTATTGGGCGATATGTAGGCTGTGCTTTTATTATGAATAAAGGGGAACCAATTCTCAAAATTATTTATAACATTGTCCTCTTTACCTTCAGCATCAAGGAGATTACCTCCTAAAATATTATGAAGTTCTTTAATTGTTAATGACATTTTGTACTCCTTTATAAAATGTAAAATTGTGTTTAATTTCTAAATATATATATAGTATAGCATGTTGATATACTGAAATGATTTGAAAAATTTTTGAAACTTAATGACTTATATATTCATATTAGTTTAAAATTCGATACTATTCCATAATGATGGAATGTGATGTATATGATTAATCAATATACATCACATTTCATTTAATGCAACTATTGCACAAGTTAATAGTATATTTAAAAATAGGTTAGTGAGATTGATTAATTATTGATTATGTTGGTATCAATGAAAGCTTGGAAGAAGGGCTTAAAAATATAAAAACTTGGATAAATCACAATACAATCATAGACACAGATAAGTTCGTCAATCTGTTAATGAATTATGATGTGATAGAGTTAAGTGAGGATAAATGTTAACGTTTTATTAAAACAGTCACAGAATTAGATAGAGCATTTGCAATTTGTGCTACTGAACTTATAATCTAAGAGCTCAATAGTGAAATTGTCTTTTTTAAAGTTGTTAAAGCATAAATTTGTTGAATTATTACAGAAAAAGATCGAAATTTAGTTACTGCTAATGGAACGGCAGCATTAGAGTTTGCCGAACTCATTTTAAAAGGACTTGAATTTGATAGTAAAGAAAATATTGAAAGGCAAATCTATATGTATCAAAGAGGCTTCTATGAGTATTGTAATAAGTATGGCAATCCTTATCAATAATTAAAAACCGCATCATTATCTGATACGCAGAAACGTATCGTAAGTGAGGCGGGTTTTATTTATTATTTATGAAAGTAAAATAAAATTTGAATTCCATCTTAAATGTATTATATGTTCATTGTTGGATAATATGTAGATGTTTAAGAAGTTGATTTATATAATGTTTACCAATTTATGATAAAGAGGGTTATCGTGATGAAGAGTTTGATAAAAAGGATAAAGGGACATGGATAGTTGGATCTACCATGACAATTGAACCAAAAGGCAAGTACATGGAATCTAGAGGTATCTTTCTATATATTAATCACAATACTAGAACAACTAAAGGTTATTATTATGTGAGGAAAACAACAGATGACAGTAAAGGTAGACTAAAAGATGATGAAAAGAGATATCCTGTAAAAATGGAACACAATCAAATTATTCCAACGAAGCCGATACCTAATGACAAACTAAAAAAAGAAATAGAAAACTTCAAATTTTTTGTACAATATGCCAACTTTAAAGATATTAATGATTATAAAAACGGGGATATTTCATACAATCCTAATATTCCTAGTTATTCTGCGAAATATCAACTGAATAATAATGACTATAACGTGAAACAATTAAGAAAAAGATATGATATTCCAACCAATCAAGCCCCTAAGTTATTGTTAAAAGGGGATGGCGACTTAAAAGGATCATCCGTAGGTTCTAAAAATTTAGAATTTACTTTTGTAGAAAATAAAGAAGAGGATATATTTTTTACAGATGCAGTACAATTCACTCCTAGCGAAGATGATGAATCATGAGTCAAACAGATTATCAAATAAAACCTGATAATATAAAAGGTAATTCTGAAGAAACCAGCTCAATATCCAAAATTAGTTATGAAATAGAAAATGCGAATAATAAAAGTTTGAAAAAATGGCAAATGTTATTCGATGGATGGTTTTATGATTACATCTGGAAGTGACTGAAAATAATCAGTAGTCCTAAGATAATTTGTTATATGGAAATTCATAAAGCATCCTTCATCACAAAGTGAAGGGTGCTTTGTTTATTTATAAGTGTTATATTTAGAAATGACTTACTGCTCATTATCTATAAAGATTTGTACATTGAAAATATTGATTGTTTTAACAATAGGAGGTCATGTTGTTATTATGAGTCAGTTTAAGGACACATTATATAAACTATTTGAGCCAATGATGAAAATAGAGTTCTATCAAAATCTTTTGGTTAATCTTTTAATTATACTTGCTTATATCTTGATGGGTATGATTGTAATTGCGATATCAAGAAAGTTAGTCACTAAATTTTTCAACGTTAATGAAAAGAAAAAGAACCGTCATAAAATTAAGAGAAGTGAAACACTATCCACATTGATTCAAAATTTAATAAGTTATGTCGTATGGTTTATTGTCCTTACGTCAATACTTTCACGTTTCGGTATTAGTGTATCAGCAATTTTAGCAGGAGCTGGAGTTGTTGGTGTTGCCGTTGGTTTCGGAGCACAAACAATTGTAAAAGACATTATTACTGGTTTCTTTATTATATTTGAAGGACAGTTTGATGTGAGTGATTATGTTCAAATTAATGCATCTGGGGTAACAATTGCTGAAGGTACGGTTAAAACGATTGGTTTAAGATCAACACGTATACAATCAGATACTGGAGAAATTTATACATTACCTAATGGTATGATTAGTGAAATAGTCAATTATTCTGCTACAGATGTTTCGCCTATTGTGATGATACCGATTTCTCCAAATGAGAATTATAAAGTAATAGAAGAGAAATTATTAAGATTTTTACCTACATTAAAGAATAAATATGACATATTTGTATCCGCACCAGAATTGCTTGGTTTAGATAGTGTTGATGGCAATGAAATGGTGATTAAACTTTTAGCACATGTTAAGCCCGGAATGCATTTTCCAGGACAACGTTTGCTTCGAAAAGAGGTCATACAATACTTTAGTGAAGAAGGCATTCATATTCCTAAACCAACACTTGTAAAACTTGATAAAGAATTGAGTAAAAAAGAATAGTCTGCAGGTTCATTTTTAATGTGAAAATTCATAAAGCATCCCTCATCGCAAAGTGAAGGATGCTTTATTTTTATTATGATAAGTCATGAGTGATAGTGATTTGAAAAACATTGTTGAGTAAAGTTGTTATAAAGTCATCATGTATGAAATTTCATAGACAGTATCTTGTATTGATACATTGTATACACACTATTCATTCTGGCTTTAGTTATATTTAAACAAGAGGAATGAAGATGACAAAACGCTTTACTGTTAAAACAATATTTGCTTTTATAGTTTTGTATAGATGTGCATATAATTTTAACTTTGCAACAGAACCTACGATTAATATAAGACCACAGAAAAAAGGAACAACACTCATTATGTATGCCAAAGATAAAGCGAATAATAAGAGTGCTTCTTTAAAGTTAAAAGTAAAATAAATCAAAAATGAAACAACGATGCATTGTGAACTTCACGAAATCATATTACGATTGTAGTAACAAAACTTTCAAAAGGGGCGTTATGTTTGGAAGAAATTAACTTGTTAGAAGATAAAAAATTAGCGAATAAACTAGCTATATATTCATATATTAGCTTTGTCGTTTTCGGTATCATTTTTTATTTTATTATGAAGTTTTCGGATACACCTAAATTTTTTGATTCTTTGTTAGTTAACGCATTATTCGTGATTATTCTTATTGTACTTATGTTTGTTGTTCATGAGTGTATTCACGGGATATTTTTCAAACTATTTTCACCTAAGAATAAAGTCTACTTTGGGGCAGCTAGCGGTATGATTTATTGTGCGATACCAGGTGGGACGTTTACACCGTTTACGTTTTTAATTAGTAGTATTGCACCGTTTGTCATTATCACAATGCTATTTATAGTGACGTTATTTTTAGGGTGGTTTCCACGGGGGCTCTTTTTCTTCTTTGCCACATTTCATGCAGGATGTTGCGCTGGCGATTTCTACTGGGTTTGGAAAATGATTAAAGCACCGAAGAATGCCACAATTGAAACGACGGATAAAGGCATTATCATTCACTAGCGCTTACTTTACTTTTGTTTAGTAAAAGCTTATATGACAATCCAACACGATCTCGTGTTGGATTTTTTTAGTGTTATAAGTCTAACTCGATAGCATCTAAGTGCTTTCCAATAACTACCAAATACAAAGGAACATCTGATTTGAATTGAATCGGTGTTAATTCGATTTCTCCTTCAGCGTATTGAACTAAATGTATCAATTTACTATCTGTAAAACGCACAAATCCTTTCACACGGTATACTTGTTGTGGGAGTTGGGTTAACCTTTCAATGAAATCTGCTTTTGTTTGTGAGCGAGGCGTATCTATCAACTGATGATTGATGGCGTGATGGAGTGTACCTCTTTGTTTAGCATCTAAATGTTTCACGTTTAACAATGTGTTTAACGCTAATTCTCCCCATTGTCCTACTTGTATGTTTGCGTCTCTATTAATGACCTCTAGATGTCTTAATAAGCGAGCGACTTGATTAAAATCAGCAATATCAATTTTATTTACAAATAGCGTAGAACAATAACTTAGCTGTTCATAGAATAACGCTTGAATATCTCTAGGGTATGTTTCTATCTTCTCGTACAACTTTGCATCAATGATGCCAAGCATACTTCTAATAGTGGTAATTGGAGCTAGTACAGGTGTTAGACAGGCGTCAACAACGGCCAATGGTTCAGCGATACCACTACATTCTATAAACACAAGATCTGGTTGATGTTCTAAATATATTTCATGCAATTGTTGTGAAACGTTTGATTTCATAGCACAGCAAATGCAGCCTTCTACAATCTCACTGATAGGAATAGTTGGATGAATGAGTTGACTATCGACACTCATTTTTCCGAATTCATTTATAATTAATGCGGTTTTTAAGTTATGATCCAAGGCGTCTGTAATCAGGTGGTTCAATGTCGTTGTCTTACCGCTGCCTAAGAAACCTCCAACAATAATGATTTCCATAATAAACTCCTAACTTTGAATGAGATACCGACGTTACGATTTTACAGTGTTATTGAGGTAGGGAAATAAATCAATAATCAAATCGTAATTATTACTATTTAAAAAGTATACCTAAATCGATACACATTTTCAAAAAATGAATAAATTAAGAGAGATTAAATGCATTACCGATGTCTAACATTAATAATTTTAAAAATTATCATTGACAATTAGACGAATTAATGTAAATAATAAAACGTAATGATTTTGATTTAGGAGATGTGTACATGTTTAAGAGAAGTATTATTTTATTATTTGTAGCTGTTTTAACATTATCACTTGCAGCATGTGGCAAAGGTGATAGTGATAAATCATCTGATTATAAAGGTAAGTTAGAAGTTAAGACGACAGTTTACCCACTTAAATCATTTGCGCAACAAATCGGTGGTAAATATGTTGATGTTGAATCAGTTTATCCAAACGGAGTAGACCCACATACATATGACCCAAGTCAGAAACAAATGGTTGATATTGGCAAATCAGATTTATTCGTATACACAGGTGATAATTTAGATCCCGTAGCTAAGAAAATTGCAAAAGCAATTAATGATAAAGATAAAACATTATCTTTAGAATCAACATTAGATAAAAATAGTGACTTATTAAAAGGTGAAGAAGACGAACATGAGCATGAACATGGTGAAGAACATGAACACGGCGAAGAGCATGAGCACCATCATCATGGCAAGTATGATCCTCATATCTGGTTAGATCCTGTGATTAGTCAAAAATTTGCTAAAGAAATTAAAGATGAATTAGTTAAGAAAGATAGTAAACATAAAGATTACTATGAAGATAACTATAATAAATTAGTTAAAGACTTAAAAGGCATCGATAAAGATATGAAAGAAGCAGTTAAAGGTAATGAAGGTAAAACAGTTTATATTTCACATGACTCTATTGGTTATTTAGCTGATAGATATAACTTCAAACAAGAAGGTATTGAAAATATGAATGCTGAAGAACCTAGCCAAAAAGATTTAACAAATATTGTTAAACAAATTAAAGAAGATAAAGTGAAATATATCTTAGCTGAAGAAAATGTATCTAACAAAGTTGCCGACACAGTTAGAAGAGAGACTGACGCAAAAACAATTAAATTCTACAATATGGGCTCACATACGAAACAACAAGATGACGACAAAAATACGTACCAATCATTTATGAAAGAGAACGTTAAAGCGATTGAAAAAGCCCTTAAGAATGAATAATACGATATAAGATAAAAAATATTAATGCTTCATATCAAGGCCTCGTGATGATAGTCATGAGGTCTTTATTTATTAGAAGAAGAGGTAAGTCTTACCTCCCTATAGAAGGAAGATAGAACTAGGCAGGGATTAATGTTACGGTGATAATGAAATGTAGCATTAGAGGAGTTCATTAGAAATGTCTTTAGGTACGTTGGTTCATGTTATGTTTTATACGCTATTCTTTATAATAGTCGGAATGGCAATTGTATTTGGCGTTTATCTGCAAAAGAGAAAACAAAAAAATAGTAAGTCTAAATAATCATAAATATTTATTAAAATAGGCAGCTAGCAGATTAAATTCTACTAGCTGTCTTTTGTATATTTATGAACGTGTGAATAAATTGTTATAAATCAAAGTGATGGCAATTCGATATTATATAATTGTAATATTTATTAAAAGTTAAAAAACTATAAAAATGAATATTGTAGTGTACATTGATTAAGGTATATAATAAATTAAAGCAAAAATTTATTAATTTGAAACATGATGAAAGTAGGGATGAGTATAGTGAACAAAGGGGTAGCATTAAAGAGATATTCACTTATATTAGTTGTCTTTCTGATAATGATGTGTTTATCTTTTCATTTTCAATTTAATGAAGCGAATGCTTCTACTAAAAGTGATAAATTAGATGTACAACAAACATCTCAACAACCTGTCGTTAAACAACAAAATAAGTCAGTAAATGTATCTAAAGATAAAGTTGTAGCAACGCAGACTAAGGTACAAACGCCGTCTAAGGTAACAAATCGCAATCAAGCTTCGTTACAAAAGACAATGGCACCTTCTAAACGAGCACATGTTACTTCAACACATGTGACACCAAAAAGTACTAAAGTAAAACCTTCATCGCAAAACTTTTCAAAACAAAAGCAACCAACTAAGGTTAACAAAAAAGTTGTCTCAACAAATAAAAAACCACAAAAAGCATCAAAAGTAACACGCACGCAATCCGCGAGACCACAGTTATTAGCGCAAACTACTAAAACAAAAAGTAAGCCAACTTCGTCAAAAGTATCGGCAAGTAAACCATCTACGAAAGTGGCAGTTGTAACTAAGTCTAAAACTGCGAAACCAAGTGCACAAACAACAGTCAAAGCGTCTAAAAAAGCATCATCAACGACGAAGAAGAATTATTACAATCAAGCACCTAAGCGTTGGCCATCTAATGTGCCTGGTGGTGATAATGTACGTGATTTCGGTCAAACGACGAAAGAATCAGGTATTGATGACGCCTTAAAAATTATGAAGAAATCAGGAAACAAAGGTGTAACCATTGAACATGCTAAGGCGAAAGATGCCAATATCGCAACAGTTTATAATTGGAATCCAAAAGCAAAACAATTAACATATGGCACTGGTACAGCAATTGGAAAGCATACGATTCTAACTGCAAATCATGTTGTAAATGATCAAAGTGCGCATAAGCCTTTGACACCGTCACAACCACAAAATATGCGTATCAACATATTACAAGAGGGATCTAAAATTGTGCGTACACTTGAAGTCTTTGGTGTTCAAATGTTGCAATATGGTGATGTTTCTCTAGTGTATACGTATGAAGATATTTCAAAGTATATGAAGATAAGAAAGATTGCATCAGAAAGTTCAATTAAAGCAATGAAAGCAAATACGCCTATTCACATGTACCATTATGGTAAGCCGACTGGTAAATATAAAAATGATCCTGCCGGTACAATGTATCATTCAAAAGGGAAATATACGATGCCTGCACGTAATGTGAACCCGATTGGCTATTATCAAATGATGGCTGAACCAGGTTCTTCTGGTGGGGCAGTCTTAAATAGTAAAAATGAAGTCATTGGTGTCCATGCGTTCCGATTAAACTCAGGAGATTATAAAAAATATAATTTAAATACGATGGCTGAAATCAGAGGTAAATTACGTAAAGAAATTATTGATAATATTGTGTAGTGATTTATTAATTTAATAAATTTAAAAAAGTGAGCGGGATGACATAACTAGGGTAATGTCAATATCCCGCTCACTTTATGTGTAAT contains the following coding sequences:
- a CDS encoding glycosyltransferase family 4 protein encodes the protein MIYSVGNRLGNKLTGIEKAMINRHNLFKNHSITSKLIFASWSPRLHFNASLFQIEDDDILSLYDVLQDSINIKSIHKDWITHWTKECNYTLKFIENTNDIKIYEKSNYRMYVHFNDSNYQHLDYINHFDVNQRKIRRDLYDSRGFLSCSRTLTTNQKVVCEHYYTPEGTIKFQKFFNPELENSQSQLIIYNTDSQLKYFNNDQELLAFAIEKLYKNGDIFLSDKNINTAPIFNNTSETIPVLAVLHSTHVKNIDMVYESDIKNTYKHVFNNLNRYSGIIVSTKQQQLDISARINNEIPVHTIPVGYIDEHFTNLKRNNHSINNNKIISVARYSPEKQLNHQIELVSKLIKEFPNIQLHLYGFGKEEEKYKQLITEYNLENNVFLRGFRRNLSAEIQDAYMSLITSNMEGFNLGLLETITEGIPPVGYNSKYGPSELILNNENGYLINKNDKDELYNRVRNLLLDKTLRDTFSQECIKHSKAFSSKIVMKLWEDRFSTINSSYE
- a CDS encoding Mur ligase family protein; the encoded protein is MSLTIKELHNILGGNLLDAEGKEDNVINNFENWFPFIHNKSTAYISPNKHTWRRFGRDANAKEGNEYIKKDKEDLGLIITETYVPDMKFKTPQLVINDSANTLTKLAEEMRLQYKHPVVAITGSMGKSSTRMLISAGLKDYYPLQNRFNNNIRSAVYLLLCKMIRQPNFAVLEVSLNALNAVGNSSYLIKPNIAIVTGIGAAHMSTFKDILNIVEVKASIFDGLTPEGVAIINKDTLHSDILIERAKQNTSNVITYSTHDSSATICPKSIQYSKGYTVITIDFNGQKYTYRINSISDGMVENSLATFATLSHLDIPLERALENLSTFKPFEKVLNLKEVETPNYKVNLIDDTHNASLPAMINAIKAFNTQTKFFKGNKIIAIGQISDLGKHSKSLHLQLVDVLENSNADYILCMDDALKSVVTGVKSKNITWYSNRHLLEKDLLYLNKPDSLTLLKSSAGGTEFPKLAKELPEKLNKYNINNSNTSLFDGQSLNGRSYMIIDENYNVIESHNREHSGTIEGLGPIFNYLKAIDDNVSEDTIFIANWATNNKLYYEGKETTTYELMKAMLNSPMYTPSYELSKYLFENGPKRDEYINSKIEHLSLSNSVAINLTGRHTMRERQNFTVDDLFKILKAYKNTLFKFTNEIIIGRKYNSGIIKDKDKFIIFTSYPNLNEIKNKLNNK
- a CDS encoding mechanosensitive ion channel family protein, whose translation is MSQFKDTLYKLFEPMMKIEFYQNLLVNLLIILAYILMGMIVIAISRKLVTKFFNVNEKKKNRHKIKRSETLSTLIQNLISYVVWFIVLTSILSRFGISVSAILAGAGVVGVAVGFGAQTIVKDIITGFFIIFEGQFDVSDYVQINASGVTIAEGTVKTIGLRSTRIQSDTGEIYTLPNGMISEIVNYSATDVSPIVMIPISPNENYKVIEEKLLRFLPTLKNKYDIFVSAPELLGLDSVDGNEMVIKLLAHVKPGMHFPGQRLLRKEVIQYFSEEGIHIPKPTLVKLDKELSKKE
- a CDS encoding DUF3267 domain-containing protein, which gives rise to MEEINLLEDKKLANKLAIYSYISFVVFGIIFYFIMKFSDTPKFFDSLLVNALFVIILIVLMFVVHECIHGIFFKLFSPKNKVYFGAASGMIYCAIPGGTFTPFTFLISSIAPFVIITMLFIVTLFLGWFPRGLFFFFATFHAGCCAGDFYWVWKMIKAPKNATIETTDKGIIIH
- a CDS encoding CobW family GTP-binding protein: MEIIIVGGFLGSGKTTTLNHLITDALDHNLKTALIINEFGKMSVDSQLIHPTIPISEIVEGCICCAMKSNVSQQLHEIYLEHQPDLVFIECSGIAEPLAVVDACLTPVLAPITTIRSMLGIIDAKLYEKIETYPRDIQALFYEQLSYCSTLFVNKIDIADFNQVARLLRHLEVINRDANIQVGQWGELALNTLLNVKHLDAKQRGTLHHAINHQLIDTPRSQTKADFIERLTQLPQQVYRVKGFVRFTDSKLIHLVQYAEGEIELTPIQFKSDVPLYLVVIGKHLDAIELDL
- a CDS encoding metal ABC transporter solute-binding protein, Zn/Mn family yields the protein MFKRSIILLFVAVLTLSLAACGKGDSDKSSDYKGKLEVKTTVYPLKSFAQQIGGKYVDVESVYPNGVDPHTYDPSQKQMVDIGKSDLFVYTGDNLDPVAKKIAKAINDKDKTLSLESTLDKNSDLLKGEEDEHEHEHGEEHEHGEEHEHHHHGKYDPHIWLDPVISQKFAKEIKDELVKKDSKHKDYYEDNYNKLVKDLKGIDKDMKEAVKGNEGKTVYISHDSIGYLADRYNFKQEGIENMNAEEPSQKDLTNIVKQIKEDKVKYILAEENVSNKVADTVRRETDAKTIKFYNMGSHTKQQDDDKNTYQSFMKENVKAIEKALKNE
- a CDS encoding trypsin-like peptidase domain-containing protein, with product MMCLSFHFQFNEANASTKSDKLDVQQTSQQPVVKQQNKSVNVSKDKVVATQTKVQTPSKVTNRNQASLQKTMAPSKRAHVTSTHVTPKSTKVKPSSQNFSKQKQPTKVNKKVVSTNKKPQKASKVTRTQSARPQLLAQTTKTKSKPTSSKVSASKPSTKVAVVTKSKTAKPSAQTTVKASKKASSTTKKNYYNQAPKRWPSNVPGGDNVRDFGQTTKESGIDDALKIMKKSGNKGVTIEHAKAKDANIATVYNWNPKAKQLTYGTGTAIGKHTILTANHVVNDQSAHKPLTPSQPQNMRINILQEGSKIVRTLEVFGVQMLQYGDVSLVYTYEDISKYMKIRKIASESSIKAMKANTPIHMYHYGKPTGKYKNDPAGTMYHSKGKYTMPARNVNPIGYYQMMAEPGSSGGAVLNSKNEVIGVHAFRLNSGDYKKYNLNTMAEIRGKLRKEIIDNIV